The following are encoded together in the Glycine max cultivar Williams 82 chromosome 8, Glycine_max_v4.0, whole genome shotgun sequence genome:
- the LOC100782692 gene encoding ribonuclease TUDOR 1, translated as MASSASGATGWYRGKVKAVPSGDCVVIMAMPTGKPGPLPEKSITLSSLMAPRLARRGGVDEPFAWESREFLRKLCIGKEVAFRVDYTVPSINRDFGTVFIGDKNVAMLVVSAGWAKIREQGQQKGEASPYLAELLRLEEQAKQEGLGRWSKIPGAAEASIRNLPPSAIGDSSNFNARALLDANKGSPMEGIVEQARDGSTLRVYLLPEFQFVQVFVAGIQAPQMGRRAVPESATESEVTADATNGDVPGEPRAPLTSAQRLAASTSALASASAETTADPFAHEAKFFTEIRVLNRDVRIVLEGVDKYNNLIGSVYYPDGDSAKDLALELMENGFAKYVEWSANMMEEEAKRKLKTSELQAKKNRLKIWTNYVPPATNSKAIHDQNFTGKVVEVVSGDCIIVADDSIPYGSPLAERRVNLSSIRCPKVGNPRRDEKPAPYAREAKEFLRTRLIGRQVNVQMEYSRKVGPADGSAVPSGAPEARAMDFGSVFLPSTVKADGVDAPSSVPPAGSQQNGVNVGELIVSRGFGTVIRHRDFEERSNYYDALLTAESRAISGKKGIHSAKDSPAMHITDLTTASAKKAKDFLPFLHRSRKIPAVVEYVLGGHRFKLLIPKETCSIAFSFSGVRCPGRDEPYSDEAIALMRRKIMQRDVEIEVETVDRTGTFLGSLWESRTNMAITLLEAGLAKLQTSFGSDRIPDFHLLEQAEQSAKKQKLKIWENYVEGEEVSNGAPVENKQQEVLKVSVTEVLGGGKFYVQPVGDQRIASVQQQLSFLNLQEAPLLGAFNPKKGDMVLCLFGADKSWYRAMVVNGPRGPVESSNDMFEVFYIDYGNQEVVPYSQLRPIDPSVSAAPGIAQLCSLAYVKVPNLEEDFGEEAAEYLSELTLNSGKEFRAKVEERDTSGGKAKGQGTGPVLAVTLVAVDSDISVNAAMLQEGLARLEKRNRWDRKERQQALDNLDPFQGEARTNRCGMWQYGDIQSDDEDTAPPARKAGGRK; from the exons ATGGCGTCATCAGCGAGTGGAGCGACGGGATGGTACAGAGGAAAGGTGAAAGCTGTTCCTTCGGGGGATTGCGTGGTCATCATGGCCATGCCTACCGGCAAACCTGGTCCTTTGCCTGAAAAGTCCATCACGTTATCATCTCTAATGGCTCCTAGACTG gCGCGTAGAGGTGGTGTAGATGAGCCGTTTGCGTGGGAAAGTAGAGAGTTTCTACGGAAGCTTTGCATTGGGAAG GAGGTGGCCTTCAGAGTTGACTACACTGTGCCATCGATAAATCGTGACTTTGGCACAGTTTTTATTGGGGATAAGAATGTTGCAATGCTGGTTGTTTCTGCAGGATGGGCCAAG ATAAGAGAGCAAGGGCAACAGAAGGGCGAGGCAAGTCCTTACCTAGCAGAATTGTTACGGTTGGaagaacaagctaaacaagaAGGCCTTGGTCGTTGGAGCAAG ATTCCTGGTGCTGCTGAGGCATCCATCAGAAATCTACCTCCATCGGCCATTGGTGACTCTAGCAACTTTAATGCTAGGGCTTTATTAGATGCTAACAAGGGCAGTCCCATGGAAGGAATTGTTGAGCAGGCTCGCGATGGCAGTACCCTACGCGTCTATTTGCTCCCAGAATTTCAGTTTGTCCAAGTTTTTGTTGCTGGAATTCAG GCCCCACAAATGGGAAGGAGAGCTGTACCTGAAAGTGCTACTGAATCAGAGGTTACAGCTGATGCGACTAATGGAGATGTACCTGGGGAACCTCGAGCCCCACTAACATCTGCCCAAAGACTTGCAGCCTCCACATCTGCATTGGCATCTGCATCTGCTGAAACTACTGCTGATCCTTTTGCACATGAAGCTAAATTTTTCACTGAGATTAGAGTATTGAACCGAGAT GTTCGGATTGTCCTGGAAGGTGTTGATAAGTACAACAATTTGATTGGGTCAGTGTATTATCCTGATGGTGACTCAGCAAAAGACCTGGCATTGGAGCTTATGGAAAAT GGCTTTGCCAAATATGTTGAATGGAGTGCAAATATGATGGAAGAAGAGGCAAAGCGGAAGCTGAAGACTTCAGAGCTTCAGGCAAAGAAAAACAGGTTAAAGATTTGGACAAACTATGTACCAccagcaacaaattcaaaggcAATACATGACCAGAATTTTACAGGAAAG GTGGTTGAGGTTGTTAGTGGAGATTGCATCATTGTTGCTGATGATTCGATTCCATATGGCAGTCCACTAGCAGAGCGGCGAGTCAACCTTTCAAGTATTAGGTGTCCAAAAGTGGGCAATCCTCGTAGAGATGAAAAACCAGCTCCATATGCTCGCGAAGCAAAGGAGTTCTTGAGAACACGCCTCATTGGTCGTCaa GTAAACGTTCAAATGGAGTATTCTAGAAAGGTTGGTCCAGCAGATGGATCTGCTGTTCCATCAGGAGCTCCTGAAGCTAGAGCAATGGATTTTGGATCAGTATTCCTACCCAGCACTGTTAAGGCTGATGGTGTTGATGCCCCTTCATCTGTTCCACCAGCTGGAAGTCAGCAAAATGGGGTGAATGTTGGGGAGTTGATAGTTAGCCGTGGCTTTGGAACTGTCATTAGACACCGCGACTTTGAAGAGAGATCAAACTACTATGATGCTCTTCTTACTGCTGAATCACGTGCTATTTCTGGAAAAAAAGGGATCCATTCTGCCAAGGATTCTCCAGCCATGCATATAACTGACTTGACCACA GCATCAGCAAAGAAAGCCAAAGATTTCTTGCCTTTCCTTCACCGAAGTAGAAAAATCCCTGCTGTTGTGGAATATGTCCTTGGTGGCCATCGCTTTAAATTGTTAATTCCAAAAGAAACTTGCAGTATTGCCTTTTCATTTTCTGGTGTCAGATGTCCTGGTCGCGATGAGCCATATTCTGACGAAGCCATCGCACTCATGAGGCGGAAAATAATGCAGAGAGATGTTGAG attGAGGTAGAGACTGTTGACCGAACTGGAACTTTCTTGGGTTCCTTATGGGAGTCAAGGACCAATATGGCAATTACACTGCTCGAAGCTGGTCTTGCAAAGCTGCAAACCTCCTTTGGCAGTGACAGAATTCCTGATTTTCATCTTCTGGAGCAAGCCGAACAATCTGCCAAGAAGCAAAAGCTGAAA ATTTGGGAGAATTATGTTGAAGGGGAGGAAGTATCTAATGGTGCACCTGTTGAGAACAAACAGCAAGAAGTGCTCAAG GTGTCAGTAACAGAAGTATTGGGTGGAGGTAAATTCTATGTCCAGCCTGTTGGGGATCAAAGGATAGCATCCGTTCAGCAACAGCTTTCTTTTTTGAACCTTCAAGAAGCTCCTCTGCTTGGAGCTTTCAATCCTAAGAAGGGTGACATGGTCCTTTGTCTTTTTGGTGCTGATAAATCTTGGTATCGGGCAATG GTAGTCAATGGACCTCGAGGACCTGTTGAATCTTCAAATGACATGTTTGAAGTATTCTACATTGATTATGGAAATCAAGAAGTAGTACCTTACTCTCAGCTACGGCCTATTGATCCATCTGTATCTGCTGCTCCTGGTATTGCACAATTGTGCAGCCTTGCTTATGTGAAGGTCCCAAACTTGGAAGAGGATTTTGGTGAAGAAGCAGCTGAATATTTGAGCGAACTCACTTTAAACAGTGGCAAAGAGTTTAGGGCCAAGGTCGAGGAGAGAGATACGTCAGGAGGGAAAGCAAAAGGGCAGGGTACTGGGCCAGTGCTTGCGGTAACGCTTGTTGCTGTAGATTCTGATATCAGTGTTAATGCTGCCATGCTACAG GAAGGACTTGCTAGGCTAGAAAAAAGGAATAGGTGGGACAGAAAAGAAAGACAACAGGCCCTTGATAACTTGGATCCGTTCCAGGGCGAAGCTCGGACCAATAGGTGCGGGATGTGGCAGTATGGAGATATCCAGTCTGATGATGAGGACACTGCTCCTCCTGCTAGAAAGGCTGGTGGTAGAAAGTGA
- the LOC100790672 gene encoding calcium-dependent mitochondrial ATP-magnesium/phosphate carrier protein 3 → MEHVGFSKAAIADHGRGKKTGPVSMDHVLLALRETKDERDLRIRSLFNFFDAANNGYLDYAHIEAGLSALQIPPEYKYAKELFKVCDADRDGRIDYRDFRRYMDDKELELYRIFQAIDVEHNGCILPEELWDALVKAGIEIDEEELARFVEHVDKDNNGIITFEEWRDFLLLYPHEATIENIYHHWERVCLVDIGEQAVIPEGISKHVHRSRYFIAGGIAGAASRTATAPLDRLKVLLQVQTGRASIMPAVMKIWRQDGLLGFFRGNGLNVVKVAPESAIKFYAYEMLKNVIGDAQDGKSDIGTAGRLFAGGMAGAVAQMAIYPMDLVKTRLQTCASDGGRVPKLGTLTKDIWVHEGPRAFYRGLVPSLLGMIPYAGIDLTAYDTLKDLSKRYILYDSDPGPLVQLGCGTVSGALGATCVYPLQVIRTRLQAQPANSTSAYKGMSDVFWKTLKDEGFRGFYKGLIPNLLKVVPAASITYMVYESMKKSLDLE, encoded by the exons ATGGAGCACGTGGGGTTTTCGAAAGCGGCGATAGCCGATCATGGCCGCGGCAAGAAAACGGGTCCGGTTTCGATGGATCACGTGCTTCTTGCTCTGCGCGAGACCAAGGATGAGAGGGATCTTCGAATTCGGAGTCTCTTCAATTTCTTCGATGCTGCGAATAATGGGTACTTGGACTATGCTCACATTGAGGCCGGTTTGTCTGCACTGCAGATTCCCCCTGAGTATAAGTATGCAAAGGAGCTTTTCAAGGTGTGTGATGCTGATAGGGATGGAAGGATCGATTACCGCGACTTTAGGCGTTACATGGATGACAAGGAGTTGGAGCTTTACCGCATATTTCAGGCTATTGATGTGGAGCACAATGGCTGCATTCTCCCTGAAGAGCTTTGGGATGCTCTTGTCAAGGCTG GGATTGAAATTGACGAGGAAGAGCTTGCTCGCTTTGTGGAGCATGTTGACAAGGATAATAATGGAATTATCACTTTTGAAGAGTGGAGagattttcttctactttatcCTCATGAAGCGACTATTGAAAACATATATCATCATTGGGAGAGGGTGTGCCTTGTTGACATTGGAGAACAAGCTGTTATTCCCGAAGGCATCAGCAAGCATGTGCACAGGAGCAGATATTTTATTGCAGGGGGGATAGCAGGAGCTGCTTCTCGTACAGCAACTGCTCCTCTTGATCGTCTAAAGGTGCTCTTACAAGTTCAGACTGGACGAGCTTCTATTATGCCGGCAGTGATGAAGATATGGCGACAAGATGGTTTATTAGGGTTTTTCCGAGGTAATGGATTGAATGTTGTGAAGGTAGCTCCAGAGAGTGCCATCAAGTTTTATGCTTATGAAATGCTGAAAAATGTAATTGGAGATGCTCAAGATGGCAAGTCAGATATTGGTACTGCAGGAAGACTTTTTGCAGGTGGTATGGCTGGTGCAGTTGCACAGATGGCTATCTATCCAATGGATCTTGTCAAAACTAGGTTACAGACTTGTGCTTCTGATGGTGGaagggttcctaagcttggcaCACTTACAAAGGATATATGGGTCCATGAGGGACCTCGGGCTTTCTACAGAGGGCTTGTTCCATCTCTTCTTGGTATGATTCCTTATGCAGGGATTGATCTCACTGCATATGACACCTTGAAAGATCTATCCAAGAGATATATTCTTTATGACAGTG ATCCTGGTCCTCTAGTACAACTCGGATGTGGGACTGTTTCAGGTGCTCTTGGAGCTACATGTGTCTATCCGCTGCAGGTTATTCGTACAAG ACTGCAGGCACAACCTGCCAACAGTACTAGTGCTTACAAGGGAATGTCTGATGTTTTCTGGAAAACTCTTAAGGATGAAGGTTTTAGAGGTTTCTACAAGGGACTCATTCCTAATCTCCTCAAAGTTGTGCCAGCTGCAAGCATTACTTATATGGTTTATGAAAGTATGAAGAAGAGTCTAGATCTTGAATAG
- the LOC100785901 gene encoding calnexin homolog yields MGEPKRIYLRIFALLLFISASSFQLLRAFDDAIFYESFDEDFEDRWIVSQKDEYNGVWKHAKSEGHDDYGLLVSEKVRKYAIVKELDEAVGLKDETVVLQFETRLQNGLECGGAYLKYLRPQEAGWKSKEFDNESPYSIMFGPDKCGATNKVHFIFKHKNPKSGEYVEHHLKNPPSVPSDKLSHVYTAILKSDNELQILIDGEQKKKVNFLSADDFEPPLIPPKTIPDSDDKKPEDWDEREKIPDPSAVKPDDWDEDAPLEIVDEEAEKPEGWLDNEPEEIDDPEATKPEDWDDEEDGEWEAPKIENPKCEAAPGCGEWKRPMKRNPAYKGKWHAPLIENPAYKGIWKPRDIPNPDYFELKKPDFEPIAAIGIEIWTMQDGILFDNILISKDDKIAESYRETRWKPKFTVEKEKQKEEDSEAGSSGLAGFQKKVFDLLYKIADIPFLSAYKLKIYDVIEKGQEQPNLTVGIVVAVVVVILSIFLRLIFGGKKKPTRVEKTNPEPAETASSQGSGENEENKEKEESSAPARRKPTRRDN; encoded by the exons ATGGGAGAACCAAAACGAATCTATCTGCGTATCTTTGCGCTGCTCCTCTTCATTTCCGCCTCTTCGTTTCAGCTTCTCCGCGCTTTCGATGACGCG ATCTTTTACGAGTCGTTCGACGAGGATTTCGAAGACCGTTGGATTGTGTCTCAGAAAGATGAGTACAATG GTGTCTGGAAACATGCCAAGAGTGAGGGACATGATGATTATGGGCTTCTTGTCAGTGAGAAAGTAAGGAAATATGCTATAGTAAAAGAACTTGATGAGGCCGTGGGTCTCAAGGATGAAACAGTTGTTCTTCAGTTTGAAACTCGGCTTCAGAATGGCCTTGAGTGTGGTGGTGCATATCTAAAATATCTCCGACCACAGGAGGCTGGATGGAAATCCAAGGAATTTGATAATGAATCTCCATATTCTATCATGTTTGGTCCTGACAAGTGTGGTGCCACAAACAAAGTACACTTCATTTTCAAGCATAAAAATCCCAAGAGTGGGGAGTATGTTGAACACCATCTTAAGAATCCCCCTTCTGTCCCGTCTGACAAATTATCTCATGTGTACACGGCCATTTTGAAGTCTGACAATGAGTTGCAAATATTGATTGATGGGGAACAGAAGAAGAAGGTAAATTTCTTATCTGCTGATGATTTTGAACCCCCTCTTATCCCTCCCAAGACAATCCCAGATTCTGATGATAAGAAACCTGAGGACTgggatgagagagagaaaattccAGACCCTAGTGCAGTAAAGCCAGATGACTGGGATGAGGATGCACCCTTGGAAATTGTTGATGAAGAAGCAGAGAAACCTGAAGGATGGTTAGACAATGAACCCGAGGAGATTGATGATCCAGAGGCAACAAAACCAGAAGATTGGGATGATGAGGAGGATGGTGAATGGGAAGCCCCAAAGATTGAGAACCCAAAATGTGAAGCAGCCCCCGGTTGTGGTGAGTGGAAGAGGCCAATGAAGAGGAATCCAGCTTATAAAGGAAAATGGCATGCCCCACTTATTGAAAATCCTGCTTATAAGGGTATTTGGAAGCCTCGGGATATTCCAAACCCTGATTACTTTGAACTTAAGAAACCTGATTTTGAGCCTATCGCTGCTATCGGTATTGAGATTTGGACGATGCAAGATGGCATATTGTTTGACAACATCTTGATATCTAAAGATGATAAAATTGCCGAGTCTTATCGGGAGACTAGATGGAAGCCCAAGTTTACCgttgagaaagaaaaacagaAGGAAGAAGATTCAGAAgctggatcaagtggccttgctGGCTTCCAG AAGAAGGTATTTGACCTGTTATACAAGATCGCAGATATTCCCTTCCTGAGTGCCTACAAGCTTAAAATATAC GATGTCATTGAGAAGGGTCAAGAGCAACCAAATCTCACCGTTGGAATTGTTGTCGCCGTTGTGGTTGTCATCTTGTCAATTTTCTTGAGGCTCATATTTGGAGGGAAGAAGAAGCCA ACAAGGGTGGAGAAGACAAACCCAGAACCCGCAGAAACTGCGAGTAGCCAAGGCAGTGGTGAgaatgaagaaaacaaagagaagGAGGAATCATCTGCCCCTGCACGTCGGAAGCCAACAAGGAGAGACAATTGA
- the LOC100793649 gene encoding (+)-neomenthol dehydrogenase, which translates to MGHKEKSKERKEKRLQEISLLRTIPYADHQRWWSKETIAVVTGGNRGIGFEISRQLADHGVTVILTSRDASVGVESIKVLQEGGIQDVACHQLDILDTSSINQFCEWLKENYGGLDILVNNAGVNFNFGSDNSVENAKLVIETNYYGTKRMIQAMIPLMKSSSAGGRIVNVSSRLGRLNGKRNRLENEALREQLSDEESLSEEVIDGMVSTFLQQVEDGSWKSGGWPPTFTDYSVSKLAVNSYTRFMAKKLSERPDGEKIYINSYCPGWVKTALTGYAGSVSVEDGADSGVWLSLLPDQAITGKFFAERREINF; encoded by the exons ATGGGGCAcaaagaaaaatctaaagagCGAAAAGAGAAGAGATTGCAAGAGATATCTCTTCTGAGGACCATTCCATATGCTGATCACCAGAG GTGGTGGTCTAAGGAAACAATTGCCGTGGTTACTGGAGGAAACAGAGGAATTGGGTTCGAGATCTCAAGACAACTTGCTGATCATGGAGTAACTGTAATACTTACATCAAGAGATGCTAGTGTTGGTGTTGAATCAATCAAGGTCTTGCAAGAGGGTGGTATTCAGGACGTGGCATGTCATCAACTTGATATTCTAGATACTTCTTCAATTAACCAATTCTGTGAGTGGTTGAAGGAAAATTATGGTGGCTTAGATATTCTG GTAAACAACGCTGGGGTTAACTTCAATTTTGGGTCTGATAATTCCGTTGAAAATGCTAAATTGGTTattgaaacaaattattatgGCACCAAGCGTATGATTCAAGCCATGATTCCATTGATGAAGTCATCCTCTGCTGGTGGACGCATTGTAAATGTGAGCTCGCGTCTAGGTCGATTAAACGGCAAGCGAAAT AGATTGGAGAATGAAGCATTGAGGGAGCAACTAAGTGATGAGGAATCTCTTTCAGAGGAAGTGATTGATGGGATGGTATCAACTTTTCTGCAACAAGTGGAAGATGGAAGTTGGAAATCAGGAGGATGGCCTCCAACGTTCACAGACTACTCGGTGTCAAAACTAGCAGTTAATTCTTACACAAGGTTCATGGCAAAGAAGCTTTCTGAGAGACCTGATGGTGAAAAGATTTATATTAACTCCTATTGCCCCGGTTGGGTCAAAACCGCTCTCACAGGTTATGCAGGAAGTGTTTCAGTTGAGGATGGTGCTGATTCTGGTGTCTGGCTTTCCCTTCTTCCTGATCAAGCTATTACCGGCAAGTTCTTTGCAGAGAGACGGgaaattaacttttaa
- the LOC100795766 gene encoding pentatricopeptide repeat-containing protein At5g61800, giving the protein MRTLQVIKQCKSISQLHQVHAHSITTGLLPLHTFPILNNILSTLSSLLTTSSNSNSIITFYALSLFHSIPNPSTFSFNTLIRIHTLLLSPLPALHLFSTLRRLSLPPDFHTFPFVLKASAQLHSLSLAQSLHSQALKFGLLPDLFSLNTLIGVYSIHHRVNDAHKLFYECPHGDVVSYNALIHGLVKTRQISRARELFDEMPVRDEISWGTMIAGYSHLKLCNQAIELFNEMMRLEVKPDNIALVSVLSACAQLGELEQGSIVHDYIKRNRIRVDSYLATGLVDLYAKCGCVETARDVFESCMEKYVFTWNAMLVGFAIHGEGSMVLEYFSRMVSEGVKPDGVTLLGVLVGCSHAGLVLEARRIFDEMENVYGVKREGKHYGCMADMLARAGLIEEGVEMVKAMPSGGDVFAWGGLLGGCRIHGNVEVAKKAAQQVMEIKPEDGGVYSVMANIYAHTEQWDDLVKVRRSLSANKRAKKITGRSLIRLNDEGVRCID; this is encoded by the coding sequence ATGCGTACCTTGCAAGTAATAAAGCAATGCAAATCCATCTCCCAACTCCACCAAGTCCACGCCCACAGCATCACCACCGGTCTCTTACCTCTCCACACATTCCCAATCTTAAACAACATCCTCTCCACCCTCTCTTCCTTACTCACCACTTCTTCCAACTCCAACTCAATAATAACCTTCTATGCTCTCTCCCTCTTCCATTCCATCCCAAACCCTAGCACATTCTCCTTCAACACCCTCATCAGAATCCACACCCTCCTCCTCTCCCCTCTCCCCGCCCTCCACCTCTTCTCCACCCTCCGCCGCCTCTCCCTCCCCCCTGACTTCCACACCTTCCCCTTTGTCCTCAAAGCCTCCGCCCAACTCCATTCCCTCTCCCTCGCCCAATCCCTTCACTCCCAAGCCCTCAAATTCGGTCTTTTACCCGATTTATTCTCACTCAACACCCTCATAGGTGTCTACTCCATCCACCACCGCGTCAACGATGCCCACAAACTGTTCTACGAATGTCCCCACGGAGATGTCGTCTCCTACAACGCCTTGATTCATGGGCTCGTCAAAACCCGCCAGATTTCCCGCGCTCGGGAACTGTTCGACGAAATGCCCGTGAGAGATGAAATATCATGGGGCACCATGATAGCCGGGTATAGTCACTTGAAACTGTGTAACCAAGCCATTGAACTCTTTAATGAAATGATGAGGTTAGAGGTTAAGCCGGATAATATCGCGTTGGTGTCGGTTCTCTCTGCTTGTGCTCAGTTGGGGGAGTTAGAACAAGGTAGCATTGTTCATGATTACATTAAAAGGAATAGGATACGAGTTGATTCATATTTGGCAACCGGGTTGGTGGACTTGTATGCGAAATGTGGGTGTGTTGAGACTGCGAGGGACGTGTTTGAGTCATGCATGGAGAAATATGTGTTTACGTGGAATGCCATGCTTGTTGGCTTCGCGATTCACGGGGAAGGTTCGATGGTGTTGGAGTATTTCTCTAGAATGGTTTCTGAGGGAGTTAAGCCTGATGGggtgaccttgttgggggtgtTGGTGGGGTGTAGCCATGCGGGTTTAGTTCTCGAAGCGCGGAGGATTTTCGATGAGATGGAAAATGTTTATGGAGTTAAACGGGAGGGAAAGCATTATGGGTGCATGGCTGATATGTTGGCGAGGGCTGGGTTGATTGAGGAAGGGGTGGAGATGGTAAAAGCGATGCCGAGTGGGGGTGATGTGTTTGCGTGGGGAGGGTTGCTTGGAGGGTGTAGGATTCATGGGAATGTTGAGGTTGCCAAGAAAGCAGCGCAGCAAGTGATGGAGATAAAGCCTGAAGATGGTGGGGTGTATTCTGTAATGGCTAATATTTATGCTCACACGGAGCAATGGGATGATTTAGTCAAGGTTAGGAGATCGTTGAGTGCTAACAAGAGGGCCAAGAAGATTACTGGGCGTAGTTTGATTAGGCTGAATGACGAGGGAGTAAGGTGTATAGATTAA